A window of Calonectris borealis chromosome 3, bCalBor7.hap1.2, whole genome shotgun sequence contains these coding sequences:
- the IL20RA gene encoding interleukin-20 receptor subunit alpha isoform X2, with product MSFTGQHQKAQEMEYSTRYGVGKWIRKPECRNINRTWCDLSRETSDYEEQYYATVKAFLNGMCSDWMETTRFNPLTDTKIDPPMISVSSTEKSISIILTAPEKWNRSPEGEPISLLQVYPGLQYNVSVLNKKTKKRWFFSVSNNTLVVPWLEPGTAYCVSAQIYVTTPLLHSGFSKEYCIDTLKDKTADETITIVFGCVLPIMLAVLFMSMTCYCVHKYIHVSKQKHPTNLVWHYTDKCKERVFIPCEKIVVNIITVNVDEYKLSQESSHLSERKSPRYYTVYSGTEGKDLPSKEELETKHLLDISHEEISHKDGILVEGEQTGNWPSYGQTGTKNTLRQKNAGTVEYEHDVRAEDFSPGQKLDDLSLKEKTSAPRGLLGEPQIAVEDLVNTKTGQPYCPQLEVRAAVPCLGQKIEELNLKMVDAADELPGETCINLVDLDTEKSGQTSYPQLEKIAQGLTEKEDEQTILVDWDPHTGRLYIPTLSIVENQVCEGLFKCDDPDKEGILSRLYEKEVSDESSEDREMYLLQFKEQWGLHVEMEDRTVIF from the exons ATGTCCTTCACTGGTCAGCACCAGAAGGCACAGGAGATGGAGTACTCTACAAG ATACGGTGTTGGCAAATGGATTAGAAAGCCAGAATGCAGGAATATCAACAGAACATGGTGTGACCTCTCCAGAGAGACCTCTGACTACGAAGAACAATACTATGCGACCGTTAAAGCCTTCCTAAACGGCATGTGCTCTGACTGGATGGAGACCACACGATTCAACCCTCTTACAGACA CTAAAATTGATCCACCCATGATAAGTGTATCTTCTACTGAGAAATCTATTTCAATCATTCTGACTGCTCCTGAGAAGTGGAATAGAAGTCCTGAGGGAGAACCCATATCTCTGCTTCAAGTGTATCCTGGCCTGCAATACAACGTGTCTGTCctcaacaaaaaaacaaagaagcgG TGGTTCTTCTCCGTAAGCAACAACACCTTGGTTGTGCCCTGGTTAGAACCTGGAACAGCTTATTGTGTCAGTGCACAGATATATGTCACCACACCACTTTTGCACAGTGGGTTCTCCAAAGAATATTGCATTGATACTTTGAAAG ATAAAACGGCAGATGAGACTATAACAATCGTATTTGGATGTGTTCTGCCTATCATGCTGGCTGTCCTTTTTATGTCAATGACATGCTATTGTGTGCACAAGTATATTCATGTCAGCAAACAGAAACATCCAACAAACCTG gTATGGCACTACACTGACAAATGCAAGGAAAGGGTTTTCATACCATGTGAAAAAATAGTGGTCAACATTATCACTGTTAATGTGGATGAGTACAAGCTATCTCAGGAATCTAGTCATCTATCAGAAAGGAAAAGTCCCCGTTATTATACTGTTTACAGTGGCACCGAAGGAAAGGATTTGCCTTCAAAAGAAGAgctggaaacaaaacatttgcttGATATTTCACATGAAGAGATTTCACACAAAGATGGTATTTTAGTGGAAGGGGAGCAAACTGGGAACTGGCCATCTTATGGCCAGACTGGAACAAAGAATACtttgagacagaaaaatgcaGGGACTGTAGAGTATGAACATGATGTAAGGGCTGAAGACTTCAGTCCTGGTCAGAAACTAGATGATCTCAGTTTGAAAGAGAAGACCTCTGCCCCCAGGGGACTACTAGGTGAGCCACAGATTGCTGTGGAGGACTTGGTTAATACGAAAACAGGACAACCATATTGCCCCCAGCTAGAGGTGAGGGCAGCAGTCCCTTGTTTGGGACAGAAAATAGAGGAACTTAATTTGAAGATGGTTGATGCAGCAGATGAATTGCCAGGTGAGACCTGTATCAACTTGGTGGATTTGGATACTGAAAAATCTGGGCAGACATCCTATCCTCAGCTGGAAAAAATAGCACAGGGCCTCACGGAGAAAGAGGATGAACAGACCATACTAGTAGATTGGGATCCTCACACTGGAAGACTGTATATTCCTACCTTGTCCATTGTTGAAAATCAGGTGTGTGAAGGACTATTCAAGTGTGATGATCCTGACAAAGAGGGAATTTTGTCCAGACTGTATGAGAAAGAGGTATCTGATGAATCATCAGAGGACCGAGAAATGTATCTCCTGCAATTCAAGGAGCAATGGGGACTGCATGTAGAAATGGAAGACCGAACagtaattttctaa
- the IL20RA gene encoding interleukin-20 receptor subunit alpha isoform X1 yields MGAGRPRRGAAWLLVLLLLLLPPPPAAHAGELYCSLPNPRNVHFESINMKNVLHWSAPEGTGDGVLYKVKYSVYGVGKWIRKPECRNINRTWCDLSRETSDYEEQYYATVKAFLNGMCSDWMETTRFNPLTDTKIDPPMISVSSTEKSISIILTAPEKWNRSPEGEPISLLQVYPGLQYNVSVLNKKTKKRWFFSVSNNTLVVPWLEPGTAYCVSAQIYVTTPLLHSGFSKEYCIDTLKDKTADETITIVFGCVLPIMLAVLFMSMTCYCVHKYIHVSKQKHPTNLVWHYTDKCKERVFIPCEKIVVNIITVNVDEYKLSQESSHLSERKSPRYYTVYSGTEGKDLPSKEELETKHLLDISHEEISHKDGILVEGEQTGNWPSYGQTGTKNTLRQKNAGTVEYEHDVRAEDFSPGQKLDDLSLKEKTSAPRGLLGEPQIAVEDLVNTKTGQPYCPQLEVRAAVPCLGQKIEELNLKMVDAADELPGETCINLVDLDTEKSGQTSYPQLEKIAQGLTEKEDEQTILVDWDPHTGRLYIPTLSIVENQVCEGLFKCDDPDKEGILSRLYEKEVSDESSEDREMYLLQFKEQWGLHVEMEDRTVIF; encoded by the exons AATCTATAAACATGAAGAATGTCCTTCACTGGTCAGCACCAGAAGGCACAGGAGATGGAGTACTCTACAAGGTGAAGTATTCAGT ATACGGTGTTGGCAAATGGATTAGAAAGCCAGAATGCAGGAATATCAACAGAACATGGTGTGACCTCTCCAGAGAGACCTCTGACTACGAAGAACAATACTATGCGACCGTTAAAGCCTTCCTAAACGGCATGTGCTCTGACTGGATGGAGACCACACGATTCAACCCTCTTACAGACA CTAAAATTGATCCACCCATGATAAGTGTATCTTCTACTGAGAAATCTATTTCAATCATTCTGACTGCTCCTGAGAAGTGGAATAGAAGTCCTGAGGGAGAACCCATATCTCTGCTTCAAGTGTATCCTGGCCTGCAATACAACGTGTCTGTCctcaacaaaaaaacaaagaagcgG TGGTTCTTCTCCGTAAGCAACAACACCTTGGTTGTGCCCTGGTTAGAACCTGGAACAGCTTATTGTGTCAGTGCACAGATATATGTCACCACACCACTTTTGCACAGTGGGTTCTCCAAAGAATATTGCATTGATACTTTGAAAG ATAAAACGGCAGATGAGACTATAACAATCGTATTTGGATGTGTTCTGCCTATCATGCTGGCTGTCCTTTTTATGTCAATGACATGCTATTGTGTGCACAAGTATATTCATGTCAGCAAACAGAAACATCCAACAAACCTG gTATGGCACTACACTGACAAATGCAAGGAAAGGGTTTTCATACCATGTGAAAAAATAGTGGTCAACATTATCACTGTTAATGTGGATGAGTACAAGCTATCTCAGGAATCTAGTCATCTATCAGAAAGGAAAAGTCCCCGTTATTATACTGTTTACAGTGGCACCGAAGGAAAGGATTTGCCTTCAAAAGAAGAgctggaaacaaaacatttgcttGATATTTCACATGAAGAGATTTCACACAAAGATGGTATTTTAGTGGAAGGGGAGCAAACTGGGAACTGGCCATCTTATGGCCAGACTGGAACAAAGAATACtttgagacagaaaaatgcaGGGACTGTAGAGTATGAACATGATGTAAGGGCTGAAGACTTCAGTCCTGGTCAGAAACTAGATGATCTCAGTTTGAAAGAGAAGACCTCTGCCCCCAGGGGACTACTAGGTGAGCCACAGATTGCTGTGGAGGACTTGGTTAATACGAAAACAGGACAACCATATTGCCCCCAGCTAGAGGTGAGGGCAGCAGTCCCTTGTTTGGGACAGAAAATAGAGGAACTTAATTTGAAGATGGTTGATGCAGCAGATGAATTGCCAGGTGAGACCTGTATCAACTTGGTGGATTTGGATACTGAAAAATCTGGGCAGACATCCTATCCTCAGCTGGAAAAAATAGCACAGGGCCTCACGGAGAAAGAGGATGAACAGACCATACTAGTAGATTGGGATCCTCACACTGGAAGACTGTATATTCCTACCTTGTCCATTGTTGAAAATCAGGTGTGTGAAGGACTATTCAAGTGTGATGATCCTGACAAAGAGGGAATTTTGTCCAGACTGTATGAGAAAGAGGTATCTGATGAATCATCAGAGGACCGAGAAATGTATCTCCTGCAATTCAAGGAGCAATGGGGACTGCATGTAGAAATGGAAGACCGAACagtaattttctaa